One Streptomyces sp. NBC_00102 DNA segment encodes these proteins:
- the mce gene encoding methylmalonyl-CoA epimerase, with amino-acid sequence MLTRIDHIGIACFDLDKTVEFYRSTYGFEVHHSEVNEEQGVREAMLKINGTSDGGASYLQLLEPTRPDSAVGKWLEKNGEGVHHIAFGTEDVDQDSSDIREKGVRVLYEEPRTGSMGSRITFLHPKDCHGVLTELVTSRTEH; translated from the coding sequence ATGCTGACGCGAATCGACCACATCGGGATCGCCTGCTTCGACCTCGACAAGACGGTGGAGTTCTACCGCTCCACGTACGGCTTCGAGGTCCACCACTCGGAGGTCAACGAGGAACAGGGCGTACGCGAGGCCATGCTGAAGATCAACGGCACCTCCGACGGCGGGGCCTCCTACCTCCAGTTGCTGGAGCCGACCCGGCCCGACTCGGCCGTCGGCAAGTGGCTGGAGAAGAACGGCGAGGGCGTCCACCACATCGCCTTCGGCACCGAGGACGTCGACCAGGACTCCTCGGACATCCGCGAGAAGGGGGTACGCGTCCTCTACGAGGAGCCCCGCACCGGCTCCATGGGCTCCCGGATCACCTTCCTCCACCCGAAGGACTGCCACGGCGTCCTCACCGAACTGGTCACGTCCCGGACGGAGCACTGA
- a CDS encoding acetyl-CoA C-acetyltransferase yields the protein MSGTTGTTTSVIVAGARTPMGRLLGSLKSFSGAELGGFAIKAALDRAGIGGDQVEYVIMGQVLQAGAGQIPARQAAVKAGIPMNVPALTVNKVCLSGLDAIALADQLIRAGEFDVVVAGGQESMTNAPHLLPKSREGYKYGAIEMLDAMAYDGLTDAFENIAMGESTEKHNTRLGLERAEQDEIAALSHQRAAAARKNGLFEAEITPVEIPQRKGDPVLFSEDEGIRPETTAESLGRLRPAFAKDGTITAGSSSQISDGAAAVVVMSKAKAEELGLDWLAEIGAHGNVAGPDNSLQSQPSNAIRHALKKDGLTVGDLDLVEINEAFAAVAVQSMKDLGITPEKVNVNGGAIALGHPIGMSGARVVLHLALELKRRGGGTGAAALCGGGGQGDALIIRVPGK from the coding sequence ATGTCAGGAACGACAGGTACCACCACCTCAGTGATCGTCGCGGGCGCCCGTACGCCCATGGGCCGGCTGCTCGGCTCCCTGAAGAGCTTCTCCGGCGCGGAGCTGGGCGGCTTCGCCATCAAGGCGGCGCTGGACCGGGCCGGCATCGGTGGCGACCAGGTCGAGTACGTGATCATGGGCCAGGTGCTCCAGGCGGGCGCGGGCCAGATCCCGGCCCGTCAGGCGGCCGTCAAGGCGGGCATCCCGATGAACGTTCCCGCGCTCACCGTCAACAAGGTGTGTCTCTCCGGGCTCGACGCCATCGCGCTGGCGGACCAGCTGATCCGCGCCGGCGAGTTCGACGTGGTGGTGGCCGGCGGCCAGGAGTCCATGACCAACGCCCCGCACCTGCTGCCGAAGTCCCGCGAGGGGTACAAGTACGGCGCGATCGAGATGCTCGACGCGATGGCGTACGACGGTCTGACCGACGCCTTCGAGAACATCGCGATGGGTGAGTCGACCGAGAAGCACAACACCCGTCTGGGTCTGGAGCGCGCGGAGCAGGACGAGATCGCCGCCCTCTCCCACCAGCGTGCCGCCGCCGCCCGCAAGAACGGCCTCTTCGAGGCCGAGATCACCCCGGTCGAGATCCCGCAGCGCAAGGGCGACCCGGTGCTCTTCTCCGAGGACGAGGGCATCCGCCCCGAGACGACCGCCGAGTCGCTCGGCAGGCTCCGGCCCGCCTTCGCCAAGGACGGCACGATCACCGCCGGCTCGTCCTCGCAGATCTCGGACGGGGCCGCCGCCGTGGTCGTGATGAGCAAGGCGAAGGCCGAGGAGCTGGGGCTGGACTGGCTCGCCGAGATCGGCGCCCACGGCAACGTGGCCGGTCCGGACAACTCCCTCCAGTCCCAGCCGTCCAACGCCATCCGGCACGCCCTGAAGAAGGACGGGCTCACCGTCGGCGACCTGGACCTGGTGGAGATCAACGAGGCGTTCGCGGCCGTCGCCGTGCAGTCGATGAAGGACCTGGGCATCACTCCGGAGAAGGTCAACGTGAACGGCGGGGCCATCGCGCTCGGTCACCCGATCGGGATGTCCGGCGCCCGCGTGGTGCTGCACCTGGCGCTGGAGCTGAAGCGGCGCGGTGGCGGCACCGGTGCGGCGGCGCTCTGCGGCGGCGGCGGTCAGGGCGACGCACTGATCATCCGCGTACCGGGCAAGTAG
- the meaB gene encoding methylmalonyl Co-A mutase-associated GTPase MeaB, which produces MVDVPTLVEQARRGGPRAVARLISLVEGASPQLREVMAALAPLAGHAYVVGLTGSPGVGKSTSTSALVTAYRKAGKRVGVLAVDPSSPFSGGALLGDRVRMSDHASDPGVYIRSMATRGHLGGLARSAPQAVRVLDAAGCDVVLVETVGVGQSEVEIASQADTSVVMLAPGMGDGIQAAKAGILEIGDVYVVNKADRDGADATARELNHMLGLGESRGPGDWRPPIVKTVAARGEGVDELVEALEKHRAWMEEHGVLAARRTARAAREVETIAVAALRERIADLHGDRRLEALAERIVAGRLDPYGAADELVAGVTAAAP; this is translated from the coding sequence ATGGTGGACGTCCCCACCCTGGTCGAACAGGCACGGCGGGGCGGGCCGCGGGCCGTCGCCCGGCTGATCTCGCTGGTGGAGGGGGCCTCGCCGCAGCTGCGCGAGGTGATGGCCGCGCTGGCCCCGCTGGCGGGGCACGCGTACGTCGTCGGGCTGACCGGCTCGCCCGGGGTGGGGAAGTCCACCTCCACCTCGGCGCTGGTCACCGCGTACCGCAAGGCCGGGAAACGGGTCGGGGTGCTCGCGGTCGACCCGTCCTCGCCGTTCTCCGGCGGGGCGCTGCTGGGGGACCGGGTGCGGATGTCGGACCACGCATCCGACCCCGGTGTCTACATCCGGTCCATGGCGACCCGGGGCCATCTGGGCGGCCTCGCCCGCTCGGCGCCGCAGGCCGTCCGGGTGCTGGACGCGGCGGGGTGCGACGTGGTGCTGGTGGAGACGGTCGGGGTGGGCCAGTCCGAGGTGGAGATCGCCTCGCAGGCCGACACCTCGGTGGTGATGCTCGCGCCGGGCATGGGCGACGGCATCCAGGCGGCGAAGGCCGGAATCCTGGAGATCGGAGACGTGTACGTGGTCAACAAGGCGGACCGGGACGGCGCGGACGCCACCGCCCGGGAGCTGAACCACATGCTCGGCCTCGGGGAGTCCCGGGGGCCGGGCGACTGGCGGCCCCCGATCGTGAAGACGGTGGCCGCCCGGGGCGAGGGCGTCGACGAACTGGTCGAGGCACTGGAGAAGCACCGGGCGTGGATGGAGGAGCACGGGGTGCTGGCGGCCCGGCGCACCGCGCGGGCGGCCCGCGAGGTGGAGACGATCGCCGTCGCCGCCCTGCGCGAGCGGATCGCCGACCTGCACGGCGACCGCCGGCTCGAAGCACTGGCGGAGCGCATCGTGGCGGGCCGGCTCGACCCGTACGGCGCGGCCGACGAGCTGGTCGCGGGGGTCACCGCGGCAGCGCCCTGA
- a CDS encoding MarR family winged helix-turn-helix transcriptional regulator has protein sequence METETATRWLSDAEQRAWRTHLDVSRLLTHQLERDLQPFGLTMNDYEILVNLSEAEEQRLRMSDLASLTLQSKSRLSHQITRMENAGLVKRENCESDRRGLFAVLTDLGGETMRKVAPYHVASVRKHFMDLLTPEALAELHAALTPIADHLRGRRGRP, from the coding sequence ATGGAGACCGAGACGGCCACTCGCTGGCTGAGCGACGCGGAGCAGCGTGCCTGGCGCACCCACCTGGACGTCAGCCGACTGCTGACGCACCAGCTGGAGAGAGACCTCCAGCCGTTCGGCCTGACCATGAACGACTACGAGATCCTCGTCAACCTCTCCGAGGCCGAGGAGCAGCGCCTGCGGATGAGCGACCTCGCGTCGCTCACCCTGCAGTCCAAGAGCAGGCTCTCGCACCAGATCACCCGCATGGAGAACGCCGGGCTGGTCAAGCGCGAGAACTGCGAGTCGGACCGGCGCGGGCTCTTCGCGGTCCTCACCGACCTCGGCGGGGAGACGATGCGGAAGGTGGCGCCGTACCACGTCGCCTCCGTCCGCAAGCACTTCATGGACCTGCTGACGCCCGAGGCGCTGGCCGAGCTGCACGCGGCCCTCACCCCGATCGCGGACCATCTGCGCGGACGGCGCGGCAGGCCGTAA
- a CDS encoding AIM24 family protein, which translates to MSTPVIFDPMTLPSDDNVNSYTFCVELKGSQWFLQKGKMIAYYGRIDFDGVGNGRFDRLLRTSFHSPMHAGDWVVAEGSGKMLLADRAFDVNSFDLDNGNLTIRSGNLLAFQPSLALKQSIVPGFLTLIGTGKFVAASNGPVVFMEPPLRVDPQALVGWADCPSPCHHYDHGYMRGVMGGLRSLTGIGGTSGEEHQFEFVGAGTVLLQSTEVLMAEQSVGAVPVEAGVPGGGGPGVHGGGQPGSAPRLPGQLGDLQRRFGL; encoded by the coding sequence GTGAGCACGCCCGTGATCTTCGATCCGATGACGCTGCCTTCGGACGACAACGTCAACTCCTACACCTTCTGCGTGGAGCTGAAGGGCAGTCAGTGGTTCCTCCAGAAGGGGAAGATGATCGCCTACTACGGGCGCATCGACTTCGACGGAGTGGGCAACGGCCGTTTCGACCGGCTGCTGCGGACGAGCTTCCACTCGCCGATGCACGCCGGCGACTGGGTGGTGGCCGAGGGGAGCGGCAAGATGCTCCTCGCGGACCGGGCCTTCGACGTCAACTCCTTCGACCTCGACAACGGCAACCTGACGATCCGCTCCGGGAACCTGCTGGCCTTCCAGCCGTCCCTGGCGCTGAAGCAGTCGATCGTGCCGGGGTTCCTCACGCTGATCGGTACGGGGAAGTTCGTGGCGGCCTCGAACGGGCCGGTGGTCTTCATGGAGCCGCCGCTGCGGGTGGACCCGCAGGCCCTGGTCGGCTGGGCCGACTGCCCGTCCCCGTGCCACCACTACGACCACGGGTACATGCGGGGCGTGATGGGCGGGCTGCGCTCGCTGACGGGGATCGGCGGGACCTCCGGCGAGGAGCACCAGTTCGAGTTCGTCGGCGCGGGGACGGTCCTGCTGCAGTCGACCGAGGTACTGATGGCCGAGCAGTCGGTGGGCGCGGTTCCGGTGGAGGCGGGAGTGCCGGGTGGAGGCGGTCCCGGCGTCCACGGCGGGGGTCAACCTGGGTCCGCACCCCGTCTCCCCGGCCAGCTGGGGGATCTCCAGCGTCGGTTCGGCCTGTGA
- a CDS encoding AIM24 family protein — translation MPFREINSKMIEATVVPGQKMYSQRGAMLAYRGDVSFTPNIQGGQGGLMSMIGRRVANEATPLMTVEGSGTVMFGHGGHHIQVINLAGDTLYVEADRLLAFDGTLQQGTMFMGSQGGVMGMVRGQVTGQGLFTTTLKGHGAVAVMAHGGVVELPITPGREVHVDPQAYVAHHGDVRNKLSTALGWRDMVGRGSGEAFQLELSGSGAVYVQASEEKL, via the coding sequence ATGCCGTTCCGCGAGATCAACTCGAAGATGATCGAGGCGACGGTCGTCCCCGGTCAGAAGATGTACAGCCAGCGCGGCGCGATGCTCGCCTACCGGGGCGACGTCTCCTTCACCCCGAACATCCAGGGCGGCCAGGGCGGGCTGATGTCGATGATCGGCCGGCGGGTGGCGAACGAGGCGACCCCGCTGATGACGGTCGAGGGCAGCGGCACGGTGATGTTCGGCCACGGCGGCCACCACATCCAGGTCATCAACCTCGCCGGCGACACCCTCTACGTGGAGGCGGACCGGCTGCTGGCGTTCGACGGGACGCTCCAGCAGGGCACGATGTTCATGGGCTCGCAGGGCGGGGTCATGGGGATGGTGCGCGGCCAGGTCACCGGGCAGGGCCTGTTCACCACGACCCTCAAGGGCCACGGCGCGGTCGCGGTGATGGCCCACGGCGGAGTGGTCGAACTGCCGATCACGCCCGGCCGCGAGGTGCACGTGGACCCGCAGGCGTACGTCGCCCACCACGGGGACGTACGCAACAAGCTCTCCACCGCGCTGGGCTGGCGCGACATGGTGGGGCGCGGCTCGGGCGAGGCGTTCCAGCTGGAGCTGAGCGGCAGTGGTGCGGTGTACGTCCAGGCGTCGGAGGAGAAGCTGTGA
- a CDS encoding AIM24 family protein, translating to MFRLQGSKTLAVDLTGDAVKAKNGSMVAYDGRMAFKKLSGGGEGLRGMVTRRLTGEQMTVMEVRGQGTCYFADRASEINLVSLRGEKLWVEASNLLCTDAGLRTGTSFTGLRGGASGNGLFTTTVEGTGQAAIMSDGSAVVLRVTPQYPLNVDPGAYIAHQGNLQQHFQSGVSFRTFMGEGSGESFQIRFEGEGLVYVQPSERNTIGGDV from the coding sequence ATGTTCCGACTCCAAGGCAGCAAGACGCTCGCCGTCGATCTGACGGGCGATGCCGTGAAGGCGAAGAACGGCTCGATGGTCGCGTACGACGGCCGGATGGCGTTCAAGAAACTGTCCGGTGGCGGTGAGGGCCTGCGCGGCATGGTGACCCGCAGGCTGACCGGCGAACAGATGACGGTGATGGAGGTGCGGGGGCAGGGCACCTGCTATTTCGCCGACCGCGCGAGCGAGATCAACCTCGTGTCGCTGCGCGGCGAGAAGCTGTGGGTGGAGGCGAGCAATCTGCTCTGCACCGACGCCGGGCTGCGTACCGGCACCAGCTTCACCGGGCTGCGCGGCGGGGCGAGCGGCAACGGCCTGTTCACCACGACCGTGGAGGGCACCGGGCAGGCGGCGATCATGTCGGACGGGTCGGCGGTGGTCCTCCGGGTGACCCCGCAGTACCCGCTGAACGTCGACCCGGGCGCCTACATCGCCCACCAGGGCAACCTCCAGCAGCACTTCCAGTCCGGAGTGAGCTTCCGCACGTTCATGGGCGAGGGCTCCGGGGAGTCGTTCCAGATCCGCTTCGAGGGCGAGGGACTCGTGTACGTGCAGCCCAGCGAGCGGAACACGATCGGGGGCGACGTCTGA
- a CDS encoding DUF3817 domain-containing protein has translation MDIKTATALHRLRLISIPEALSFPALIIFGSILSRVSDIDFLMMPLGALHGLLFVIYVLFLLDVWIKAKWPVKRVALFFLLCLLPFGGLYGDKLLKRYETDGVIAARARREGTVNA, from the coding sequence GTGGACATCAAGACCGCTACCGCCCTGCACCGGCTGCGCCTCATCTCCATTCCCGAGGCGCTCTCCTTCCCGGCACTGATCATCTTCGGATCGATCCTGAGCCGCGTCTCCGACATCGACTTCCTGATGATGCCGCTGGGCGCCCTGCACGGCCTCCTCTTCGTGATCTACGTCCTCTTCCTGCTCGACGTGTGGATCAAGGCGAAGTGGCCCGTCAAGCGGGTCGCCCTCTTCTTCCTGCTCTGCCTCCTGCCGTTCGGCGGGCTCTACGGCGACAAGCTCCTCAAGCGGTACGAGACGGACGGCGTCATCGCCGCCCGCGCCCGCCGCGAAGGCACGGTGAACGCGTGA
- a CDS encoding MTH1187 family thiamine-binding protein, producing MIVAFSVSPLGVGEDVGEYVADAVRVVRESGLPNRTDAMFTSIEGEWDEVMDVVKRAVAAVEARAGRVSLVLKADIRPGVTDGLTSKVETVERYLAT from the coding sequence GTGATCGTCGCCTTCTCGGTCTCCCCGCTGGGCGTCGGCGAGGACGTCGGCGAGTACGTGGCCGACGCCGTCCGCGTCGTCCGCGAGTCCGGACTGCCCAACCGCACCGACGCCATGTTCACCTCGATCGAAGGCGAATGGGACGAGGTGATGGACGTCGTCAAGCGCGCAGTCGCCGCCGTCGAGGCCCGCGCCGGACGCGTCTCCCTCGTGCTGAAGGCCGACATCCGACCCGGCGTCACCGACGGACTCACCTCCAAGGTCGAAACCGTGGAACGGTACTTGGCCACCTGA
- a CDS encoding cellulose synthase catalytic subunit, translating into MRSEVYDYDSHSRLAGPLTEPEGPACRVRYRSLLAAEKRRTRAVLLTTLAPVLTALLLLYLVWPTHWTRRENGEYWLVAADTAMLVSIGLIELFMLVNVVSIAHATLVARDPVPVVPEPGTRVAFVTTYVPGTEPLAMVRATLRGAVRLRHDGPLDVWLLDEGDDPDARALCAELGVHHFTRRGVPEWNRPKGAHRAKTKHGNYNAWLERHGDAYEFFASVDTDHVPHPDFLRRMLGFFRDPDTAFVVGPQVYGNYDAAVTKAAESQQFLFHALIQRAGNRYGAPMFVGTNNVVRVAALRQAGGLFDSITEDMATGFEIHRRRNPLTGRHWRSVYTPDVLAVGEGPSSWTDFFTQQLRWSRGTYETLLRQYAKGLFRLPPGRLLSYTLMLVYYPMTAVNWLLGVVSCVLFLWLGASGTEVSASLWLMLYSDAAALQIGLYLWNRRHNVSPHEPEGSGGIAGMAMSALCAPIYLKSLGAAVLRTSGRFVVTPKGGATSPDRLLTFRIHLFWAAVLVVSLAASVPLHHTHAAMRTWAVLALAIALSPVAVWAGTRWRAAHPARPRRSARPELRRPDPLPLPAEATFITTTTTVPPAPTTGAALAEPVRSTAGGN; encoded by the coding sequence GTGCGGTCGGAGGTCTACGACTACGACTCCCACTCCCGGCTCGCGGGTCCGCTCACGGAACCGGAAGGACCGGCCTGCCGGGTCCGGTACCGGAGCCTCCTCGCGGCGGAGAAGCGGCGCACCCGCGCCGTCCTCCTGACGACCCTCGCCCCGGTGCTCACGGCACTGCTCCTGCTCTACCTCGTCTGGCCGACCCACTGGACCAGGCGCGAGAACGGCGAGTACTGGCTCGTCGCCGCCGACACCGCGATGCTCGTCTCCATCGGGCTGATCGAACTCTTCATGCTCGTCAACGTCGTCTCCATCGCGCACGCCACACTGGTCGCCAGGGACCCGGTGCCCGTCGTCCCCGAGCCCGGCACCCGGGTCGCCTTCGTCACCACGTACGTACCGGGCACGGAACCCCTCGCCATGGTCCGCGCCACCCTCCGGGGCGCCGTACGGCTCCGGCACGACGGACCGCTGGACGTCTGGCTGCTCGACGAGGGCGACGACCCGGACGCCCGGGCGCTCTGCGCGGAACTCGGCGTCCACCACTTCACCCGGCGCGGGGTACCCGAGTGGAACCGGCCGAAGGGGGCCCACCGGGCCAAGACCAAGCACGGCAACTACAACGCCTGGCTGGAGCGGCACGGTGACGCCTACGAGTTCTTCGCCTCGGTCGACACCGACCACGTGCCGCACCCCGACTTCCTGCGGCGGATGCTCGGCTTCTTCCGCGACCCCGACACCGCCTTCGTCGTCGGCCCGCAGGTCTACGGCAACTACGACGCGGCCGTCACCAAGGCCGCCGAATCGCAGCAGTTCCTCTTCCACGCCCTGATCCAGCGCGCAGGCAACCGTTACGGGGCGCCCATGTTCGTCGGCACCAACAACGTCGTCCGCGTCGCCGCCCTGCGCCAGGCCGGCGGCCTGTTCGACTCGATCACCGAGGACATGGCGACCGGATTCGAGATCCACCGCCGCCGCAACCCGCTCACCGGCCGTCACTGGCGGTCCGTCTACACCCCGGACGTGCTGGCCGTCGGCGAGGGCCCGTCCTCCTGGACCGACTTCTTCACCCAGCAGCTGCGCTGGTCGCGAGGGACGTACGAGACGCTGCTGCGGCAGTACGCCAAGGGGCTGTTCCGGCTGCCGCCGGGCCGGCTCCTCAGCTACACCCTGATGCTCGTCTACTACCCGATGACCGCCGTGAACTGGCTGCTCGGGGTGGTCAGCTGCGTGCTCTTCCTCTGGCTCGGCGCCTCCGGCACCGAGGTCTCCGCCTCCCTCTGGCTGATGCTCTACAGCGACGCGGCGGCCCTCCAGATCGGCCTCTACCTCTGGAACCGGCGGCACAACGTCTCGCCGCACGAACCCGAGGGCTCCGGCGGCATCGCCGGCATGGCCATGTCCGCCCTCTGCGCGCCGATCTACCTGAAGTCGCTCGGCGCCGCCGTGCTGCGCACCAGCGGGCGCTTCGTCGTCACGCCCAAGGGCGGGGCAACCAGCCCCGACCGGCTCCTCACCTTCCGCATCCACCTCTTCTGGGCCGCCGTGCTGGTGGTCTCGCTCGCCGCGTCCGTCCCCCTGCACCACACGCACGCGGCGATGCGCACCTGGGCCGTACTGGCCCTGGCCATCGCACTCTCCCCGGTCGCGGTGTGGGCGGGCACCCGGTGGCGGGCCGCACACCCGGCGCGGCCCCGCCGGAGCGCACGGCCCGAGCTCCGCCGGCCGGACCCGCTCCCGCTCCCCGCCGAGGCGACCTTCATCACCACCACGACCACCGTGCCGCCCGCGCCGACGACCGGTGCCGCCCTCGCCGAACCCGTACGCAGCACCGCAGGAGGGAACTGA
- a CDS encoding kelch motif-containing protein, which yields MPHRPTRRIRRAVLGSGAVVVLAGLNAPAALSFAQDQYHAYKIAQPGYQARYGSWQRVDIPKRYRTNAIHAALLHTGKVLIVAGSGNNQQHFDAGTFDTVLWDPVADTFKKVDTPVDFFCGGHAALPDGRLLVAGGTARYEVLDGEVTRAGGGMRVKNENPDKALFLKKGTVFRSPSGVEYRSLFDVTVPRAVKGGFAVTYYADGGMKPWKSKVTAGEERVFVEAVEAGPDSVTAESAQYEIEGLTGREADNSYGLAERITTQKQDFQGIRAAYEFDALAEKYIKVDPMKEARWYPTLVGLGDGRVLAVSGLDDVGEIISGDTEIYDQATRKWSKGPFRYFPTYPALFLTKGGRLFYPGANAGYGPADKGRAAGLWDLRKNTFKAVGGLKDFDATETASSLMLPPVQDQKVMILGGGGVGESKVSTARTAIVDLKAKNPVFRAGPDLPQGTRYLNSVIMPDDTVFTTGGSSDYRGRGDSNILKAQTYDPKTGEFTEAAAPTIGRNYHSEALLLPDGRVATFGSDPLYGDRANTKLGTFEQRMEVFTPAVLHRAGGDRPVIGAGPEEVERGDTVTYPVTGGGRLATARLMRPSAVTHTTDVEQRSIALELTKEEGRITVTVPEDSTLVPPGWYMLFVTDTDGISSVAKWVKVG from the coding sequence ATGCCCCACCGGCCCACCAGACGGATCAGAAGGGCGGTCCTCGGCAGCGGGGCCGTCGTGGTGCTCGCGGGGCTCAACGCGCCCGCGGCGCTCTCGTTCGCCCAGGACCAGTACCACGCGTACAAGATCGCCCAGCCCGGCTACCAGGCGCGCTACGGCTCCTGGCAGCGGGTGGACATCCCGAAGAGGTACCGGACCAACGCCATCCACGCCGCGCTGCTCCACACCGGCAAGGTGCTGATCGTCGCGGGCTCCGGCAACAACCAGCAGCACTTCGACGCGGGGACCTTCGACACGGTCCTGTGGGACCCGGTGGCCGACACCTTCAAGAAGGTCGACACCCCGGTGGACTTCTTCTGCGGCGGCCACGCGGCGCTTCCCGACGGCCGGCTCCTCGTGGCCGGCGGCACGGCCCGGTACGAGGTGCTCGACGGCGAGGTGACCCGGGCCGGCGGCGGGATGCGGGTGAAGAACGAGAACCCGGACAAGGCGCTGTTCCTGAAGAAGGGCACGGTCTTCCGCTCTCCCTCGGGCGTCGAGTACCGCTCGCTCTTCGACGTGACCGTCCCCCGGGCCGTCAAGGGCGGCTTCGCCGTCACCTACTACGCGGACGGCGGGATGAAGCCGTGGAAGAGCAAGGTGACGGCGGGTGAGGAACGGGTCTTCGTCGAGGCGGTGGAGGCGGGCCCCGACTCGGTGACCGCCGAGTCCGCCCAGTACGAGATCGAGGGGCTCACCGGCAGGGAGGCCGACAACTCCTACGGCCTCGCCGAGAGGATCACCACGCAGAAGCAGGACTTCCAGGGCATCCGGGCGGCCTACGAGTTCGACGCGCTCGCCGAGAAGTACATCAAGGTCGACCCGATGAAGGAGGCCCGCTGGTACCCGACCCTCGTCGGGCTCGGTGACGGACGGGTGCTCGCCGTCTCGGGACTCGACGACGTCGGCGAGATCATCTCGGGCGACACCGAGATCTACGACCAGGCGACCAGGAAGTGGTCCAAGGGACCGTTCCGCTACTTCCCGACCTACCCCGCCCTCTTCCTCACCAAGGGCGGCAGGCTCTTCTACCCGGGCGCCAACGCCGGTTACGGCCCGGCGGACAAGGGGCGTGCCGCAGGGCTCTGGGACCTGCGGAAGAACACCTTCAAGGCGGTCGGCGGGCTGAAGGACTTCGACGCCACGGAGACCGCCTCCTCCCTGATGCTGCCCCCCGTCCAGGACCAGAAGGTGATGATCCTCGGCGGCGGTGGCGTGGGGGAGTCGAAGGTGTCGACCGCCCGCACCGCGATCGTGGACCTCAAGGCGAAGAACCCCGTCTTCCGGGCGGGCCCCGATCTGCCCCAGGGCACGCGCTACCTCAACAGCGTGATCATGCCGGACGACACCGTCTTCACCACCGGTGGTTCGAGCGACTACCGGGGGCGCGGGGACAGCAACATCCTCAAGGCACAGACCTACGACCCGAAGACCGGCGAGTTCACCGAGGCGGCCGCCCCCACCATCGGCCGGAACTACCACTCGGAGGCGCTGCTGCTGCCCGACGGACGGGTGGCGACCTTCGGCTCCGACCCGCTCTACGGCGACCGGGCCAACACCAAGCTGGGCACGTTCGAGCAGCGGATGGAGGTCTTCACCCCGGCCGTGCTGCACCGTGCGGGCGGCGACCGGCCGGTGATCGGCGCCGGGCCCGAGGAGGTGGAGCGCGGCGACACCGTCACGTACCCGGTGACCGGCGGCGGCCGGCTCGCGACGGCCCGGCTGATGCGGCCGAGCGCAGTCACCCACACCACCGACGTCGAGCAGCGGTCGATCGCGCTGGAGCTGACCAAGGAGGAGGGCCGGATCACCGTGACGGTGCCGGAGGACAGCACCCTGGTGCCGCCGGGCTGGTACATGCTCTTCGTCACGGACACCGACGGCATCTCGTCTGTGGCGAAGTGGGTCAAGGTCGGCTGA
- a CDS encoding glycoside hydrolase family 6 protein, with product MSGRRILPVVSAAVAVSAALAVGCSSPPGTPSGDAEDPAGSTASSPYWVDPESDAARQVSAWEAEGRLTDAKLLERISTHPVADWPAGDDPEGDIRTAVRGASGSGQSVLFVAYNIPHRDCGAYSAGGASDASAYRGWIERFAGAIGDAPATVVLEPDAVAHVVDGCTPPEKHAERLDMLSQAVDTLKANPGTKVYLDAGNPEWLADPAKLVEPLHRAGVDRADGFSLNVSNFQTDDTVKAYGTRLSALLGGAHYVIDSSRNGRGPLAGGRSEAWCNPPGRALGTPPTTDTGEERLDAYLWIKRPGDSDGPCRGGPAAGTWWPQYALGLARAAGS from the coding sequence ATGTCCGGCCGCAGGATCTTGCCCGTCGTCTCCGCCGCCGTGGCCGTCTCGGCCGCCCTCGCGGTGGGCTGCTCGTCCCCGCCGGGGACACCGTCCGGGGACGCGGAGGATCCCGCCGGGAGCACCGCTTCGTCGCCCTACTGGGTGGACCCGGAGAGCGACGCCGCCCGTCAGGTGAGCGCCTGGGAGGCGGAGGGCCGCCTGACGGACGCGAAGCTGCTGGAGCGGATCTCTACCCACCCGGTGGCCGACTGGCCCGCGGGCGACGACCCGGAGGGGGACATCCGCACCGCCGTGCGGGGCGCCTCGGGCTCGGGGCAGAGCGTGCTGTTCGTCGCGTACAACATCCCGCACCGCGACTGCGGGGCCTACTCGGCCGGCGGGGCGTCCGACGCGAGCGCGTACCGGGGCTGGATCGAGCGGTTCGCCGGGGCGATCGGGGACGCGCCGGCCACGGTGGTCCTGGAGCCCGACGCCGTCGCGCACGTCGTGGACGGCTGCACCCCGCCGGAGAAGCACGCCGAACGGCTGGACATGCTGTCGCAGGCGGTGGACACCCTCAAAGCCAATCCGGGGACCAAGGTCTACCTGGACGCCGGGAACCCGGAGTGGCTCGCCGACCCCGCCAAGCTGGTCGAGCCGCTCCACCGGGCCGGCGTCGACCGGGCGGACGGCTTCTCGCTCAACGTCTCCAACTTCCAGACCGACGACACGGTGAAGGCCTACGGGACGCGGCTCTCCGCCCTCCTCGGCGGCGCGCACTACGTGATCGACAGCAGCCGCAACGGCCGCGGCCCGCTCGCAGGCGGACGCTCCGAGGCCTGGTGCAACCCGCCGGGGCGGGCGCTGGGCACTCCCCCGACCACCGACACCGGGGAGGAGCGGCTGGACGCCTACCTCTGGATCAAGCGCCCCGGCGACTCCGACGGCCCCTGCCGGGGCGGCCCGGCGGCCGGCACCTGGTGGCCGCAGTACGCGCTCGGCCTGGCCCGCGCCGCGGGATCCTGA